In Marivirga salinae, a single window of DNA contains:
- a CDS encoding enoyl-ACP reductase FabI codes for MSNNLLAGKKGIITGALDENSIAWKVALKAKEQGAKFVLTNAPVALRMGGIQELAKECNTEVIPADATSVDDITKLYTESKEILGGNFDFLLHSIGMSPNVRKGKAYNDLNYDWLQKTYDISAVSFHKMMQTADKMDIMNQYGSILGLSYIAAQRTYPFYNDMADAKALLESIARSYGYHFGKRKNVRVNTISQSPTPTTAGSGISGFDSFYNFAEKMSPLGNATAEECADYIIMMFSDFTKKVTMQNLFHDGGYSFTGISEELIEEMK; via the coding sequence ATGTCAAATAACTTATTAGCAGGAAAAAAAGGAATTATCACAGGTGCTTTAGATGAAAACTCTATTGCCTGGAAAGTAGCTTTAAAAGCAAAAGAGCAAGGTGCAAAATTTGTTTTGACCAACGCTCCTGTTGCCTTAAGAATGGGCGGAATTCAGGAATTAGCTAAAGAATGTAATACTGAGGTGATTCCAGCTGATGCTACTTCAGTTGATGATATCACTAAATTATATACTGAATCAAAAGAAATTTTAGGCGGAAATTTTGATTTCCTTTTACATTCAATCGGCATGAGCCCAAATGTGAGAAAAGGAAAAGCTTATAATGATTTAAATTACGATTGGTTACAGAAAACTTATGACATTTCTGCCGTTTCATTTCATAAAATGATGCAAACAGCAGATAAAATGGATATCATGAACCAATATGGTTCCATTTTAGGCTTATCTTATATTGCTGCACAAAGAACATATCCTTTTTATAATGATATGGCGGATGCTAAAGCTTTATTAGAATCTATTGCAAGAAGTTATGGTTACCATTTTGGAAAACGTAAAAATGTTAGAGTTAATACCATTTCTCAATCCCCTACTCCTACTACTGCTGGTTCTGGAATTAGTGGATTTGATTCATTCTATAATTTTGCAGAAAAAATGTCTCCATTAGGAAATGCAACAGCTGAAGAGTGTGCAGATTATATCATTATGATGTTCTCTGATTTCACTAAAAAGGTAACTATGCAGAATTTATTCCATGATGGTGGATATTCTTTCACTGGTATTTCAGAGGAATTGATAGAGGAAATGAAATAA
- a CDS encoding mechanosensitive ion channel family protein, producing the protein MIEEIISYFEEYWQLSPDLQYKIFFSLLSILILVILRFSALQVVFKNIKDPKHRYLWKNGVKNIYYILLLIILLNIWIDKIDSIGTFLGLVSAGLAIALQVPIVNLAAWLFIIIRKPFEVGDRIEIADVAGDVIDIRFFQFTINEIGNWVGADQSTGRIIHIPNGKVFRVSQANYNQGFSHIWIEMPVLVTFESNWRKAKELLDKIINNHAEELSFSAKRKLLQASKQFMIFYSNLTPIVYTSVKDSGVELTIRFLSEPKKRRVIENNVWEEILDEINKHDDIDFAYPTQRIYYNHTEGKEGTRPNKS; encoded by the coding sequence ATGATCGAAGAAATCATTTCCTATTTTGAAGAATATTGGCAGCTTAGCCCTGATTTGCAATATAAAATATTTTTCAGTCTACTAAGTATACTCATTTTAGTCATACTTCGGTTTTCCGCTCTTCAAGTAGTTTTCAAAAATATTAAAGATCCTAAACATCGCTATCTGTGGAAAAATGGCGTAAAAAATATTTACTACATTTTATTACTTATCATTTTACTGAATATTTGGATTGATAAAATTGATTCAATTGGTACATTTTTAGGACTAGTAAGTGCCGGTTTAGCTATTGCATTACAGGTTCCTATTGTGAATCTTGCAGCATGGCTTTTTATTATAATTCGTAAGCCTTTTGAAGTTGGAGATCGAATAGAAATTGCAGATGTTGCCGGAGATGTGATAGATATTCGTTTTTTTCAATTTACGATAAATGAAATTGGTAATTGGGTAGGTGCAGATCAAAGTACAGGTAGAATAATTCATATTCCTAATGGTAAAGTTTTTAGAGTAAGTCAGGCTAATTATAATCAAGGTTTTAGCCATATATGGATAGAAATGCCTGTTTTGGTTACATTTGAAAGTAACTGGAGAAAGGCTAAAGAGCTGCTAGACAAAATAATTAATAATCATGCAGAAGAATTGTCTTTTAGCGCAAAAAGAAAGCTTTTGCAAGCCTCTAAACAATTTATGATTTTCTATAGTAACCTCACTCCTATTGTATATACCTCTGTTAAAGACAGTGGAGTTGAATTAACTATTAGATTTCTTTCAGAGCCAAAGAAAAGAAGAGTTATCGAAAATAACGTATGGGAAGAAATATTAGATGAAATCAACAAACATGATGATATAGATTTTGCATACCCTACTCAAAGAATATATTATAATCATACAGAGGGAAAAGAAGGGACAAGACCAAATAAAAGTTAA